Below is a window of Saccharomonospora viridis DSM 43017 DNA.
GATGGAGCGTTCCCCGTACTCCTCGTGCTCCAACGTGACGGCGAGGATCTCGGGCTTGAGCCTGGTCCCCTGGCAGGCCGGGCACGGTATCTCGCGCATGTACCCCTCGTAGCGCTCCCGGGCCCATTCGGATTCCGTCTGCTCGTGGCGTCGCTCCACGAACGGGATCACGCCCTCGAACGTGGCGTAGTAGGAACGCTCCCGACCGTAGCGGTTGCGGTACCGCACATGCACTTGTTCGTCGACGCCGTACAGGATCGCCTTCTGGACCCTCGCGGGCAGTTTGCGCCACGGGGTGTCCATCCGGAATCCGAGCGTGGTCGACAACGACTCGAGCAGACGCTGGAAGTACTCCGCGCTCTGTCCTCCCGACCAGGGTGCGATGGCGCCCTCCGCCAGTGACAGCTCCTCGTCGGGCACCACCATCTCCGGATCGACTTCCTTGCGGATACCGATACCGGTGCACTCGGGGCAGGCGCCGTAGGGCGCGTTGAACGAGAACGAACGCGGCTCGAAGTCCTCGATCTCCAGCGCATGTCCGTTGGGGCACGCCAGGTGCTCGGAGAACCCGCGGACACGGTGGGGGTCGTCCTCGGGCAGGTCCACGAACTCCAGCTCGACCAGGCCGTCGGCCAACCGCAGCGCGGTCTCGATCGAGTCGGTGAGCCGTTGTTTGGCGCTGGCTTTGACCGTCAGTCGGTCGACGACCACGCCGATGTCGTGCTTTTCCTGCTTCTTCAGCTTCGGCGGATCGGACAACCGGTGGACGACGCCGTCGACCCGCACGCGCGCGTAGCCCTGCTGCTGCAGGTTCGCGAACAGATCGACGTACTCCCCTTTGCGTCCCCGCACCACCGGGGCGATCACTTGGAACCGGGTGCCCTCCTCCAGTTCGAGGACCTGGTCGACGATCTGCTGCGGCGTCTGTTTGCTGATCGGTTCGCCGCACCGCGGGCAGTGTGGCTTACCCGCACGCGCGTAGAGCAGGCGCAGGTAGTCGTAGACCTCGGTGATCGTGCCGACGGTCGAACGGGGGTTGCGGGACGTGGACTTCTGATCGATCGACACGGCCGGCGACAGTCCCTCGATGAACTCCACATCCGGCTTGTCCATCTGACCGAGGAACTGCCGCGCGTACGCCGACAGCGACTCCACATAGCGCCGCTGGCCTTCCGCGAAGATGGTGTCGAACGCAAGACTCGATTTACCGGAACCGGAAAGGCCGGTGAACACGATCAGGCTGTCCCTGGGCAGATCGAGGTCGACGCCGCGCAGGTTGTGCTCACGAGCACCGCGGATTACTAGGCGATCAGCCACCCGAGATCCCTTCAACCAATGTGTGGAACGCCGAACACGTCAGCGCCGCTCATGCTAGGTCCCACCACCGACAACAACGGTGGACGCGGCGGGATCGGCCGCAGTCTTGCGACGACGCCGGGTCAACACGCGTTGTGCCGGCCGTTCGACGAGAACGGTGAGCAGCCAGGCCGCGACGACGACGGCTCCGACCACTATCGACAAGCGTAGCCACCACGGTGACACCCCAGCCTCGCTGAGCGCTCGCGCGAGCACCTCACCCAACCGCTGGTGCACCAGGTACAGGCCGTAGCTGATACCTGCCAACCAGGAGATCGGACGACGCAACGTCCGTAGTACGGGGAACTCGTCCCAGTCCCGTCCCCGTGCCGCGGCACACATCGCCACGAGGGTCAACGTGAACGCGATCACCGAGAGCGTCGTCCCCGTGCGCAACGCATGGAGCACGACCGTGGAGCCCAGCAGCAGCACGAGCTGTTTCCGCGGGAGCCGGTCCCGCTGCCACAGGTAAATGGCGACGCCCGCCGCGAACAGGTGCGCGTGGTACAGCCCCGTCGCGGTGGGCAGAGTCCGCCACAGGGCGGCGAGCGGCTGCGACACCACGGACAGGGCCGTCACTCCCCACAACACCGTGGGCGCGCTCAGCCGGTGACGCAATCTGCTGCGCCAGAACAGTGCCGCCCCGGCGAAGACCGCCACCTGGACCGGCATCGTCCAGAACGAGCCGTCGAGTCGGTGGAAGAAATCGGTTTGGAACTCGTGCAGCAACAGCACGTGCAACAGGAGGTCGTTGAAGTCCGGGACGTGCCACAGGGCCACCGCGTCCGGACCCCGGTCCGCCGGCACGATCGGATCGGCGAAGAGCAACCCGATCACGCCGTCCTGGTGACTCGCCCCGTTGAAGCGCACGACGACGGTCCGACTCACGAGGTAGATGACCAGGACCGTGACCAGGTACGCGGGCAGTAGGCGGGCCAGCCGCCCACGGAACCATCGACCCACGCTGCTGCTCTTGCGGATCGTCGGCCCGATGAAATAGCCGGACAGCACCAGCAACGTCGCCGTTCCGAAGGGGATGGCGATCATCACCGGATAGGGTTCGATCCCGGGCCGGTGAGAGGCGAGATGGGTCACGTGGCCGATCACGACGAAGCTGATGGCCACGACTCGAAGCACATCCCAGCTGAAGCGTCGCGAAGAACGCCGCGAAAAGCGCTGTGTCCTCGCGGACACCTCTCCGATGGCGGTGTCGGTAGTCACGGATTTCCCCCAGATCTAGATGTAGTCACCGCACACTAACCGTGGGTATCGGCACGATCGTTCCGGGGGCCAGGATGATCAACTGCGTCGGGAAGACCGGCTGTGATCGGCGGGTCGACGGCGACCTCGTCGGGCCGTGTGGACCGGGGAGCACAAGACGGGGCCGGTTGCCCGACCGCTTCGTCGAACGTCGAGCTCAGGACGTCTCCTTGACGGGTACGGCGGCTTCGACGGGAGACTCGGGTTGGGGTTTCGGCCGGGACTCGCTTCGGGCGGGTGGCCGGCGCCCGCTCAATGCGCGGTGTGCCGGACGCTCCACGAGAACGGTCAACAACCACGCGAGCACGATCGCCGCGCCCAACACGATCGACAAGCGCAACCACCACGGTGAGACCCCCGCCTCGCTCAGCGCCCGCGCCAGGATGTAGCCGAGCTGTTGGTGCACCAGGTACAGGCAGTAGCTGATACCCGCCAGCCACGAGATCGGACGCCGGAACACCCGCAGCACGGGCACGTCCCAATCCGGCCCACGCGCCGCCGCGCACATCGCGCCGAGCATGATCGCGAAGCCGAGCACGACCGGCCCCACAGGGGGCAGGGTGCGGAGGTACTGCAGCAGTAGTGTCACGCAGAGCAGCGGGACGAGCTGGTTCGTCGGCAGACGACGTCCCTGCCACAACCAGATCGCCACCCCGGCGGCGAACAGATAGGCGCGGTTCATGCCGGTCGCATCAGGCAGGGTGCCGGCGAACTCACGGATCAACGGGGAGACCGCCGACACCGCCATCGCCGCCCACAGCACCACGGTGGCACGTACCCTCCGGTGGAGCTTGCTGCGCCACAACAACGCAGCTGCCGCGAACGCCGCCACCTGCACCGGCAAGGTCCAGCACGAGCCGTCGATGCGGTGCCAGGCGTCCGGATTCCACTCGTGCAACAGGAACACGTGCAAAAGCAGATCGTTGAGATCGGGTACGTGCCAAAGGGGCAGCGCATCCGGTCCCCGATCCGCGGGCACGATCGGCGCGGCGAACAACAACCCGAACACGCCGTCCTGGTGGGTGGCGCCGTTGAACCGGACGACGGCGAAGCGCGACACGCTGTAGACCAGCAGCACGGCACCAGATACGCCGGGAGAAGACGCGCCAATCGCGCACGGAACCACGCACCCGCACTCCCCCGCCGGATGGTGGGACCGATGAAGTAGCCCGACAACACGAGCAGGGTCGCCGTCCCGAACGGGATGGCCACCTGCACCGGGTAGGGCTCGATGCCGGGCAGCCGCGACGCGAGACCGGTGGTATGGCCCAAAACGACGAAGACGATGGCCACCACTCGGATGACGTCCCAGCTCAAGCGCCGCGACGAGCGCGGTGCTGTCGGACTGGTTCGAGCGGCGACGGTCACGTGATTTCCCCCAGGGCGACGGCAGGCCAATCGAGGCTAACCCTGGGTGGCGGAATATCCGCGATCGGGGCGGTGTGAATCCGGTCGCTGTCGTTCCCATTACCGTAGAGCCGTGAACGTCACCGAGGACTACACCGGACACGTCGAGCCAGGTGGCGCCGCCGCACGGCGCACGCTCGACGCGTTGACCATCACGAAGATCTCAGTCGGCCCGATGGACAACAACGCCTATCTCTTGGTGTGCCGGGCCACCAACGAGGCGCTGCTGATCGACGCCGCCAACGATCCCGATCGGTTGTCCGATCTCGTCGGACACGGCCCCGATCGTCCGTCGCTGCGCACGATCGTCACGACGCATCAGCATCGCGACCATTGGCAGGCGCTCGGCGCCATCGCGGGGGCCTACGGTGCCGACACGGTGGCGCACCCGGCCGACGCCGATCCGTTGCCGGTTCCCCCGGACATCCTGGTCGAGCACGGTGACACCGTCACCTTCGGTGAGATCACCCTGGAAGTCATCCACCTCCGTGGACACACCCCCGGGTCGATCGCACTGCTGTACCGGGATCCGCACGGCCATCCCCACCTGTTCACCGGTGACTCGCTGTTCCCGGGCGGCGTCGGGAAGACGAATTCCCCGGAGGACTTCACCTCGTTGATCAACGACGTCGAGGAGCGTGTTTTCGGGCAACTGCCCGACGACACCTGGTTCTATCCGGGACACGGTGACGATTCCACGCTCGGGACGGAACGGCCGAAGCTGGGCGAGTGGCGGCAGCGCGGCTGGTGAGCCGGCAGCGGGACCCTTCGGTCCCGCTCCAATGCCGCGACGCTGCCCACCTCGCTGCCCACCTCGCTGCCAAGCCCGGTGACGTCCGTGGCGTCACCGAGGTGGACCGGTAGCCGGTGCACGTTCCCGCTTCAGCGGTTCACCGTTCCTCCAGACAGCCTCAAAAGCCGCGGGGGACGCTGTGATCCGGCAACTCACGGCTGTGGGACGACGATGAACCGCGAACAGACGGACCGCGAGGAGGACGCGGTCGGAGCGCACGACGCGACGCCGTCCCACCCCGACGGCGTCGGTGGTCTTCGTCGTCCGTTCTCAGTCGATCCGACCTTGCTGGGCGAGCATGCCGAGCACCCGGCGACCTGCGGGCGGACAGCGGTCCGCTTCGGCGGAGGTGAGCCACGCGATTTCGGCGATCTCCCGCCCTGCGGTCAGCTCACCGCGGTGATGTGCCGTGTACGCCGTCATGTGCACCCGACGCCCGTCGGTGTAGCCGTCGGCGAGCTCGTCGAGAACCGCGAAAAGGCGGAAACTGCGGGGATCGAGTTCCACGCCGAGTTCCTCACGGATCTCCCGGCACAGACATTCGACGTCACTTTCCCCGGCCTCTCGTTTACCACCCGGAAGGTAGAACTTCTCCTTTCCTCGCGTCCGCACGGTCAGCAGCCTGCGGTCTCGAACGAGGACCCACGAGAGACTGTCGATCACACTACTCACGTCATCGACGCTAGTCGGCAGCCGGCCGGGTGATGAAACAGGTGAAAAAGACCTGGACAGAGTAGCGCCGTACGGGCACACTGATCGGGCCACTACATACTGTGTTGATTCTTGTGCGTTATGTGTCGATTCCGGTGAATTCCCGGCAATCCGGGGGCGAAAAGCGCACGAATCCGCACATCCGGGTTAACCTGTGTCTATGACGACCATCGCGCTCGAGAACGTTTTGACCAAGGCGGGGCTCAATGTGAAGCCCTCCGAGTTCTTGGCGCTGGTCGAGGATGCCGCCCGGCGGTTGAAGCCGCCGAACCCGGAGCCGGCACACTAC
It encodes the following:
- a CDS encoding acyltransferase family protein; translation: MLRVVAISFVVIGHVTHLASHRPGIEPYPVMIAIPFGTATLLVLSGYFIGPTIRKSSSVGRWFRGRLARLLPAYLVTVLVIYLVSRTVVVRFNGASHQDGVIGLLFADPIVPADRGPDAVALWHVPDFNDLLLHVLLLHEFQTDFFHRLDGSFWTMPVQVAVFAGAALFWRSRLRHRLSAPTVLWGVTALSVVSQPLAALWRTLPTATGLYHAHLFAAGVAIYLWQRDRLPRKQLVLLLGSTVVLHALRTGTTLSVIAFTLTLVAMCAAARGRDWDEFPVLRTLRRPISWLAGISYGLYLVHQRLGEVLARALSEAGVSPWWLRLSIVVGAVVVAAWLLTVLVERPAQRVLTRRRRKTAADPAASTVVVGGGT
- a CDS encoding MBL fold metallo-hydrolase yields the protein MNVTEDYTGHVEPGGAAARRTLDALTITKISVGPMDNNAYLLVCRATNEALLIDAANDPDRLSDLVGHGPDRPSLRTIVTTHQHRDHWQALGAIAGAYGADTVAHPADADPLPVPPDILVEHGDTVTFGEITLEVIHLRGHTPGSIALLYRDPHGHPHLFTGDSLFPGGVGKTNSPEDFTSLINDVEERVFGQLPDDTWFYPGHGDDSTLGTERPKLGEWRQRGW
- a CDS encoding acyltransferase family protein; amino-acid sequence: MLLVYSVSRFAVVRFNGATHQDGVFGLLFAAPIVPADRGPDALPLWHVPDLNDLLLHVFLLHEWNPDAWHRIDGSCWTLPVQVAAFAAAALLWRSKLHRRVRATVVLWAAMAVSAVSPLIREFAGTLPDATGMNRAYLFAAGVAIWLWQGRRLPTNQLVPLLCVTLLLQYLRTLPPVGPVVLGFAIMLGAMCAAARGPDWDVPVLRVFRRPISWLAGISYCLYLVHQQLGYILARALSEAGVSPWWLRLSIVLGAAIVLAWLLTVLVERPAHRALSGRRPPARSESRPKPQPESPVEAAVPVKETS
- a CDS encoding NUDIX hydrolase produces the protein MIDSLSWVLVRDRRLLTVRTRGKEKFYLPGGKREAGESDVECLCREIREELGVELDPRSFRLFAVLDELADGYTDGRRVHMTAYTAHHRGELTAGREIAEIAWLTSAEADRCPPAGRRVLGMLAQQGRID